A section of the Roseivirga sp. BDSF3-8 genome encodes:
- a CDS encoding DUF4235 domain-containing protein, with amino-acid sequence MNLFSSKNKWGLVSYAASVGSAVLVKKLIGKGWQVASGKKPPKNPVHYSVGWKEAILYMALTGAVAGVVRVFALRGASEGWKKLEGHRPPL; translated from the coding sequence ATGAATCTTTTCAGTTCTAAAAATAAATGGGGTCTTGTAAGCTACGCTGCATCAGTTGGTTCTGCCGTATTGGTGAAAAAACTGATAGGTAAAGGCTGGCAGGTAGCCTCAGGCAAAAAACCACCGAAAAACCCTGTGCATTATAGTGTCGGCTGGAAGGAAGCAATATTATATATGGCTTTGACAGGGGCAGTAGCCGGAGTAGTCCGTGTATTCGCACTACGCGGTGCATCAGAAGGCTGGAAAAAGCTTGAAGGTCACCGTCCTCCTTTATAG